The Bubalus bubalis isolate 160015118507 breed Murrah chromosome 16, NDDB_SH_1, whole genome shotgun sequence genome window below encodes:
- the LOC102409029 gene encoding nuclear pore complex protein Nup54-like produces MPNNKDEDGLMVLVFNKKETDIQSQQQQLVESLHKVLGRSQTLTVNVEGIKTLPDDQTEVVIYVVERSPNGTSRRVPATTLYAHFEQTNIKTQLQQLGVTLSMTRTELSPAQIKQLLQNPPAGVDPIIWEQAKVDNPDSEKLIPVSMVGFKELLRRLKVQDQMTKQHQTRLDIIPEDIGELQKNQTTTMAKIAQYKRKLMDLSHRTLQVLIKQEIQRKSGYAIQADEEQLRVQLDTIQGELNAPTQFKGRLNELMSQIRMQNHFGAVKSEERYYIDADLLREIKQHLKQQEGLSHLISIIKDDLEDIKLVERGLNETIHIRGGVFS; encoded by the coding sequence ATGCCCAATAATAAAGATGAAGATGGGCTAATGGTTTTAGTtttcaacaaaaaagaaacagatattcAAAGCCAGCAACAGCAATTGGTAGAATCATTGCATAAAGTTTTGGGAAGAAGCCAGACCCTTACTGTAAACGTAGAGGGTATTAAAACATTGCCAGATGATCAGACAGAAGTTGTCATTTATGTTGTTGAGCGTTCTCCAAATGGTACTTCAAGAAGAGTTCCAGCTACAACATTGTATGCCCATTTTGAACAAACCAATATTAAAACACAATTGCAGCAACTTGGTGTAACCCTTTCTATGACTAGAACAGAGCTTTCTCCTGCACAGATCAAACAGCTTTTACAGAATCCTCCTGCTGGTGTTGATCCTATTATCTGGGAACAAGCCAAGGTGGATAACCCTGATTCTGAAAAGTTAATTCCTGTATCAATGGTGGGTTTCAAAGAACTTCTTCGAAGACTGAAGGTTCAAGATCAGATGACTAAGCAGCATCAGACCAGATTAGATATAATACCCGAAGATATTGGTGAATTACAGAAGAATCAAACTACAACCATGGCCAAAATTGCACAATACAAGAGGAAACTTATGGACCTTTCCCACAGAACTTTACAGGTCCTAATCAAACAGGAAATTCAGAGGAAGAGTGGGTATGCCATCCAAGCTGATGAAGAGCAGTTGCGAGTTCAGCTAGATACAATTCAGGGTGAACTAAATGCCCCTACTCAGTTTAAGGGCCGACTAAATGAACTGATGTCCCAAATCAGGATGCAGAATCACTTTGGAGCAGTCAAATCTGAAGAAAGATATTACATAGACGCAGATCTGTTACGAGAAATCAAGCAGCATTTGAAACAACAGGAAGGCCTTAGCCACTTGATTAGCATCATAAAAGATGACTTAGAAGATATCAAGTTGGTAGAACGTGGATTGAATGAAACCATCCACATCAGAGGTGGTGTCTTCAGTTGA